A genomic window from Paenibacillus sp. FSL K6-0276 includes:
- the aroE gene encoding shikimate dehydrogenase translates to MSLKTATEGYNTGNILLGVMGDPIIQSKSPIMHEAALQALGIPGAYVPLHILPENLEVAVQAIRTLGFRGVNVTIPHKVAVMAHVDLLDESAVAVGAVNTIVNDNGILTGYNTDGIGYVRSLKAEAISDLSGVKIMVIGAGGAARGIVAALLQEKPSSIIIANRSADKAQDLARQCQSKGNVIGISMNEVAEMLSGVDVLINTTSVGMYPHMDETPIDPGLLRAGMIVSDLIYNPLRTRLLLEGLERGCTIHGGLGMFVYQGAYALEYWTGQPAPTEIMRKTILNCLGGKE, encoded by the coding sequence GTGTCTTTGAAAACTGCAACCGAGGGCTACAATACCGGAAATATTCTACTGGGCGTAATGGGAGATCCTATTATACAATCCAAATCTCCAATTATGCATGAAGCAGCACTGCAAGCGCTGGGAATTCCGGGAGCTTACGTACCGCTTCATATCCTCCCGGAGAATCTGGAGGTTGCGGTGCAAGCGATTCGCACGCTTGGGTTCCGTGGGGTAAATGTGACGATTCCGCATAAGGTTGCGGTGATGGCTCATGTGGATCTATTAGATGAAAGTGCGGTAGCCGTTGGCGCAGTCAATACGATTGTTAATGATAATGGGATACTCACCGGATATAATACGGATGGAATCGGTTATGTGCGTTCGCTTAAGGCGGAAGCCATTTCCGATTTGTCAGGCGTAAAGATTATGGTGATTGGAGCTGGTGGAGCAGCAAGAGGAATTGTTGCCGCACTGCTTCAAGAGAAGCCTTCTTCTATCATTATTGCTAATCGTAGTGCTGATAAAGCACAGGACTTGGCCAGACAATGCCAGAGCAAAGGGAATGTCATCGGGATTAGCATGAACGAAGTAGCGGAAATGCTAAGTGGTGTAGACGTACTGATCAATACCACCTCCGTAGGGATGTATCCTCATATGGATGAGACACCAATAGATCCTGGACTGCTTCGTGCAGGAATGATCGTAAGTGATCTGATTTATAATCCGCTGCGTACGCGGCTATTGTTAGAAGGACTTGAACGGGGCTGTACGATTCATGGAGGCCTCGGTATGTTTGTCTATCAGGGAGCCTATGCACTGGAGTATTGGACGGGGCAACCTGCTCCTACGGAAATCATGCGAAAGACCATACTCAATTGTCTGGGTGGAAAAGAGTAA
- the yhbY gene encoding ribosome assembly RNA-binding protein YhbY, with product MLTGKQTRYLRSLAHHLDPIFQVGKGGVNEHLVRHIEEAIEKRELMKISILSNNIENPKEIGAALAEQSGSELVQVIGKTIVLYKESRDNKTIELPR from the coding sequence ATGTTAACTGGTAAACAAACACGGTATCTTCGTTCATTGGCGCATCATCTCGATCCAATTTTTCAGGTGGGCAAGGGTGGAGTTAACGAACACCTCGTACGCCACATTGAGGAAGCTATTGAGAAGCGTGAGCTTATGAAGATTAGTATACTGAGCAACAATATTGAGAATCCCAAGGAAATCGGCGCTGCACTGGCTGAACAATCAGGTTCTGAGCTTGTACAAGTGATCGGAAAGACCATTGTCCTGTACAAGGAATCACGTGATAACAAAACCATTGAGCTGCCACGCTAA